The DNA segment ACTTAACCGAAAATTGGTTGTGCTCAAACTTGATTTTTGTAACATCCCTATATTTTCCCACATCTAATAACCAAAATCtgcaatatatataataactctTTCATACaatgtttcaaattatatatccctcttcatagggattttaaatatttacataagattaaaacaaaatatccaaaataaaataaaaattttcatcCTCCAGCTCTCACTGAGGAGTTATATCACCTGTAACATCATCTGCTCGCGTGTAAATACACAATCATCacatattaaagaaaacaaccacaaaacaaagcaaagggTAATTTAGATATTCTTAAAAACTTCTAATgtgaatataattttaaatattcacatAAATCCATCAATTCTCATGCATTTccacataaccatcaagtgtctatcaaaatttcacaattcatctttctcatgtcagacttctactaactcacaacacatagacacttgactttACTTCCAGAAAACTCatgtattgaaattagaatTCTGAGACccgcacctgtcatactacttgTTGTGAATCCACACAGGCATACACATAaatatctcaatatctcatcaaggtaaattcatatgacctgaaagaccaaattatatttcaaaccgcAGAAaaagtcatatgaacctccatcgactctcaccaactaaataacttcatttatgttattccattatatcagtagtgTCAGATGTCTCATTACGGGCTtgacaaatcaatacaccctaacaacaatctcaacacagtatttcctttcctgaaaatactatgtcttgatcacactttcacacCATTCCATATCTCGTGTAACACATCAATGCACCGttcaatcacatcatattttaaacttttctaaacaatccaaatatatcttaAAGTTCACTGaaacacataactaagttcctttaatcatatttttaaataaaatttagaattttcacTTAAAAACAATGTGCAATAATAACTAGGctttcaaaatcaaaaataaaaattataagtttttttacaGAGAGTCTAGCTTGAGTGAGAATGAGTCTAGCCTAAGCGAAAATTCTCTTACTTGAGCAAGATCGAACCCGAGAGTATCCAAAATTTCATCTCGAGTCTCGTCTGAGCGAGATTCCTttttgcttgagcgagaatgaATCTGAGAGCACCCCATTTTTCCATTCTATTCTCGCTTGAACGAGAATTAGCTCGCCTAAGCGAGATATGCAGAGAAATCTGCATAATTATGCATAATTTCATCATTCACaatcaaacaaaaacaatttcaataacTCATTTCACTTCAAAGTAACTTACACTATATCAATTATACAAATCAACCAATTTGTTATATTCAAACAAAAGCATCTACCATAAATCATCCATATCAAAATCAATATATTCACATTTTATTTCAAACAAAATTTTGCATTACTAATAAACAATCAATCCtgcaaacaaaatttggaactggtgaccacgtcacccccacatccagatcttctagccaagggttctattgaaaattaaactagcttcccttacctgaacttgaGCAAATGCTAGGACTCCAAACCTACCAAAAGCTCAAGGGTAACTTAACCTGTACCACAGAGTCCTGATAAAATATCTAACTATGTCACAAGGACCCTGAgctaacagagattaaccctgaagctaaaagagtcacatgcaGAGACATGCTTAACAAGTTCAAAACTAGACTCaaagagaaaagcaaaaatgaacttactctattaaAGATTCTGATCAGGCAGTCTTGTAGTATTCACTGCCAGGAGTCTGATAATGGACTCCGATAGTCAAACTAATGAGGGATGAGATCATAATTCTAGGGAGAAGGTAGAGGaaagatgatggaagagggccaagctcaaCACCCCATGAAAGACAAGGGCCAAACCTAGAGCGTCTAGAGCCAAGTGGGGAGCGTCTACCACATGAAGAAGAGCGTCTAGAGGGGGAGCGTCTAGAAGGAggaggagagcgtctaggacctcttactaggtccatgaccaagctacGGATGGGAGCCTTGGGCCAAGCCACGGATGGGAGAGAAAGCAACATGTATATGCtccatgaaggcccattaagggtagCTTAGTACTAAGTgtagtgtaaatagcataaacttgtcttacatgtgatttaccctagattttgttCACGTTCTAGAACATTTCctcacatggccggccatgtgctccatgtgctccatgtggagtaatttgcatttcattttgattagcattagggttgcatgatggtcctccttagcctataaaaggaggagcctacaccttgtattttcaagattaaattgagtaatgttatgctgcccatttagtgccatactttgctccttgcctagcttctaggttttaatcttcatttcaccaccttcaaaggggttggccgaacctccccatttccacactcttcatgcaccttcaaggtcaccacacctcttaggaggaccttgttcatctcttccattaagcttccgcaccatcttccacaaacatccaagaaTAGCTCATAGGGAAATCCATCAAAAggaaaaatgagtttttagagagatgatggttcttttaaaatgagacctgaataactaaatttctatttatataccctcttcactttaataataaaatattcaagtgtcattttaattgtaccatttCTACTCTAAGTCTAATTTTCTCGGTCCTTACATTTTTGGTCCTATTTTCATTCAAGTGAAGAAATTCTggcttaagaaaaaaaaattcactcaaGAAAAAACAATATTGAACAACCAACCCTCTCGACCCAATTCTCACTTAAGCTACAAAGTATTTTCACCCAAGCGTGCGCATTCTTGGTTAAGCTAAAATATTCTCGCTCAAGCTAAGAAAATCTTCTTTCTTTAtttctcttattttcttcttgTCTCATCAATTCATCAATGAATTGGATTATCTATGaatgattttataaatgtaaaatgaataatattttttatattcaattgatttgtgaaattttcaaatgatatgtattatatgaGAATGATGGAATTTGTATGAAATTGGGGTCATACATTTGAGATAATGTATGaatatttgtttgtttaatGTATTAAGTATTTACTCCCATGTTGTAATAGAGATTCTCTAACTTCACTGATAGTCTAGGTCACATAGGCCAAGACATAaggtggtgagaagttgatgAGGGAGTTCATTACCCACTATGACCTGTTGTATACACACAATATTAGATGTCTTGAGCTTACTCTGATGCTTTCTCTTAGGTTAGCTTGTAAATCTAAGTCTTAGGTATTGGATAAAATGTTAATATCTGGTAGGGCTTACTTAATACAAGTCTTCTAAAATATGACAATTGATATCTTACTTATTCAATatccttgatgtataaatccaTTTATAATCGATATGgttgtttaatgttttttatatataaatctgTGTGTGATCTATCTGATTATTGTATATTGGAGCTGGAATGAAATTGAATTGTTGTGGTTGGTACATGAATTTTGTATGTTTAGGTTTAACTGAAAATGAAATAGGATTATTTATGAATTGCTAatttcattttctctctctctctctctctctctctctctatatatatatatatataaataagtgaaGAAGCAATATCATAATTGTATTGGACAAGAGTGATTGGGACCTCGGTCCAAGCACTTTGGTATGGTTAGCTTGATTTCTGGGTCAATATGGGCCAAAAGGGTGTGTTAGGAGCTCGGCCCAAGCGCTGAAGTAAGACAACTCAAAAAAGATACTTAAAATAGAAAGAATATTCTATTTGTTTATAACACATACGCTAATTAAATACAAGTAAAAGTAGTTGAGAATAATGTTGTTAGCATCCGAGAATAATGGTGTACATATAGACATAATATTTTCATGTTGTTAGCACCTAAAGATAAGAGGTGCACGTGAACAGGTGGTTTTTCTATTATGATTATATGCTTTCTGTTGAGATTATGTTTTCATCAGTAGAAGTTGTAGAAGGGAaatctataaaagggacttgagaccCCTGATAAAGGTACGCTGTTTCTGAATACttaagactgaaactgaattattatttagtatgctctcactaacttgattgtcggagtgtgatcaacaggtagagccccctCTGTCCCAGCGAAGCGTTGTTCTAGTGCACCAAGAGGACACAAACCAGAAGAGGAGCTCTTTGTCCAGTCCAACCaaggtcaaccggcaagaacagtTGGCACcaaccgtggggcccgataaaacctTATCTCATCCCCATTTGTGATTGAGCCTCCTGACGTGATGAGGAACTCAAGAAAAGACCCGTAGGGATTTGAAGGAAACGATGCCCCGTCTTACAGCAACTCATGGACACCATGATGGCTCTTCAAGAGGCGAATGAGGAGCACAGACGAGAGTAAGAGTAGATCCAAGAATAAGCCAAGGCAGAGCAGGAGAGGCTACGAGCGGAAGCCCGAGCTGAGCAAGAACTTCTACAGGATTTTCTATTGGCAGAAATCGATGCCTCCTAGATAGATATGGAGGAGCACGCGCAAACGAATGAGGAGTTGTGCAAAACCAATGAGGAGTTACGCAAGAGCCTACACCAACTGGCTAGCCTGGTGAAGGAAGGGTTCCTGAAGGAGTATCTCGAGGCTAACCAGGAAGAGACAAAATGAGAGATTGTTGTCAGGGACCAAGCACATGACATACCAATCCATGGAGAGTTGAACACCATCTCGGGAGGATTTTCCAGAGGAGGAAGCTCTGCCTCCAAACGTAAACGATATGCACGAGCTATGATGTCATTGGATACGAGAAGATCTGATTGCCCTTTGGATCCCACTCTTTGCTTCTTGAGTTCCAACTTGGAAGACGTGATTCCTCACGAGGATGATCTGGTGGTGATATCTTTCGTCACTGAAAGGTGTACATAGTCTTGTTCGATCAAGGGAGCTCGACTGACATAATGTTCTAGGGAACGTTCACCAATTTGTAGTTAACCCCCGACCAGTTGGGACCATACGATGGGTGCTTCATCGTCTTCACGGGAGATCAGGTAGAAGTACGAGGGTATGtagagctgaggacgaccttctcTGACGACACCGCATCCAGGACGATTACCATCAAGTACATCGTTGTTAACACATCATCTGCTTACAATTCATTTTTGGGGCGACCTTCCCTGAACAggttgttgaacaagatgctttaatgtctccaaatccaagaggaaagcttaaAGACCTTgctgttgggtgtgtgtgttgtctagttgtttgaaacttgttaattcactccttaagatgatccaagttcatttgaatctttaaccttttgaaaatatgagttttctaaaatgttgttgaaatttcaacaggttgttttacttAGTagtttcaacaggttgaaatttcgaaacaacaggttgttttagcttagcagtttttgaaaaaggttttgaaaagcttgactttgctgtcaagtcaattcaaccgattgtttcgacaaaacaatcgattgttttcctgaaaaccttaacagaattctgttaagcagTTTTactatgttttaaatgatcccaactaacttggctcctttattaaatgcttttgaccacttggttggtttatataaaggtggttttacgctcctaatcttggagtaagagaaagagtttatcaaaacagtttttccaagatttgaaagagctagtgatcattcttaagtgtgtggaataggattgggttgtaattctgaactttaagctttgtaatacccagatgtattttattcccttcttccttgattactgtatttctgtaggtGTGTTGctaaggagtgttgtgtgttcttgaggttttcaagatcaacattcttggtgtggtttgccaaaggtaatgtgtttcttgaggggttcaaggttactactttggtgtgtgctatttgtaatctagttttgattgcatagtggattacccagtggtttctggggactggatgtacctcttggtgtaagagtgaaccagtataaattgtttgtgtgcttatctcttacccttaactctttaaattctgtttttaagctGTTTAAAGTtctaactggtataaacaactgattgtttcaaagaaacaaccgattgtttttctgatatcatcttaaaacaattCTGCttctttgtttccttgatttctttttctgtaattcagcattgaatttcattatacattcaaagtttgcgaaaatcctttaaaaacaattcaccccctcttgtttaaaggccatatattctaacacagGTTGGGTGCGGTAGCCTCAATGacccatatgaagatgaagttgcctttTCCCGAGGGAGGAGTGATTACCATAAAGTTTGACCAAAAGACGACGCGAAAATGCTACGAGACTAACATGAAGAATAGGAGAGGGACTTACATAATCACTGTTAAGGCAAGAGAGACATAATGGATTGTGGAGGTGGAAGTCGTCAAGGACATGCAACCTGGACCTGTTGGAGAGGTTCaggaaagagagataaatgGGAAGAAGTTTAACCTCGGCACCTCGTTGGGCAAAGAGCTCGAAGATAAGATAGCCAATGTGATATCGGTGAACATGGATGCTTTCACATGGTCATCcgcggacatgcccgggatagACCCAAACTTTATGTTTCAATGGCTTACCATGGATGAAAGGGTCAAGCCCGTGGTCCAGAGAAGGAGAAACTTCAATGAGGATAAGAGCCTTGTCATTCGAGAAGAGACTCAGAAGTTGTTGTTTGCTGGCCACGTAAGGGAGATTCAATATCAtgagtggctggcaaatgttgtgctggtgaagaaggccaacgggaagtggaggatgtgtgtcaACTTCACTGATCTACACAAGGCTTGTTCCAAGGACTCGTACCCCCTACCGAGCATAGACTCCTTGGTGGACAATGCATCGAGTTGTCGGTTATTAAGCTTTCTGGATGcgttctcggggtataaccagattcCTATGCACCCAAAGGACGAAAGCAAGACAGTCTTTATGGCCGAGTTCGCTAgtactgctacaaggtcatgcccttTGGCCTTAAGAATGCTAGCCCCACCTAtcaaaggctgatggatcggATCCTTGCCCCAATGCTCGGGTGAAACGTATAGGTGTATGTAGATAACATGGTCGTCACGTTAGAAAAAAAAGAACTAGCATATTCCCGACCTAGAAAACCTATTCACAACTATAGCAAAGTACAATTTGAAGCTTAATCCATATAAGTGTGTGTTTAGGGTAGAAGAAGGGAAGTTCCTTGATTTCTTGCTAACTGGAAGGGGCATAGAGgtgaaccccgacaaatgcgctaCAATCATAGTAATGAGAAGCTCAGCCAATGTGAAAAAGGTCCAACAGTTAACTGAGCGCAtagccgccctgtctcgtttttTGTCAGCCAGTGGCAATAAGAAGTATCCttatttccaatgcctcaagaAGAACAACCATTTTGTATGGACCAATGaatgcgaggaggccttcaccATATtaaaagagtacttggcgagtCCCCCTCTTTTTGGTAAGCCAATCCCAGGTACCTCTATTCgtcttttattttgtaattacaTATTGGGCGATCAACTCAGTCATTTTACGAGATCAAGATAAGGTGCCAGTTTACTTTGTGAGTAAAGTACTGTAGGGACCAGAAACTCGGTATCAAGATATCGAGAAAGCCACCTTATCCATGGTGTTTACAGCTCAGCAACTTCGCCACTACTTTCAGAGCTTCACCGTGATCGTGATGACCGCTCTGCCCATTCGTCAGGTTCTTCAAAAGCCCGATATAGCAGATTGGATGGTTCGTTGGGCTGTGGAGTTATTCGAGTTTTTCATACAATATAAACCATAAGGGTCGATTAAAAGTCAGGTATACGCTGAGTTCATGGTAGAACTTTCATCTAAGGACACCCACCCGGATCCCAATGACTTCCAGTGGGTTCATTCGGTATATGGATCGTCCAACCAACAGGAGAGTGGGGTTTGGGTCATTTTAAAGGAACCAAATGGGTTGTTAATCGAGCAAACCCTGAGGTTCGCGTTTAAGGCGAGCAACAATCAAGCTGAGTGTGAGGCATTTGTAAGAATTAATGGCCttaacaagagggggtgaattgtttaggaaatttttttgcaaatactggttaagaatgaagattgaTATTGATTTATAGATCAAAGAATCAGATCAACCAAGAAAACATAACTGTTAAAGCAGTTATCTGAAATACCACCGGCTAAAAATacgttttaaccgattgttgATGGCAGCAGAGATAAAATCACAATTCAACCAGATTTTaaatgagtgagagagagagaagatcACACAAataattatactggttcactccttaccagagccacatccagtccctagaaaaccactgggtacTTCACTAAGTAACCAACAACAGGCCGCTTTGCGTTGAATGCTCTTGACCCTGCCCACAATGATGGCTCTGTTGTCTTGGGGAGCGTTGAAGCTTGCTTCTTCTCCAGAGTTTTCTTGGTCATCAATACGACTTGTCCTTAATAGAACCGATCTTATTCTAGGAATTTCGTACTTTTGTCGGATCCTTCCTATCTCCTGATCGAGCTTGTGTAGGTAGATATTGCCTGGTAGGGCCGATAGTAGTAAACctcaaagaggtgatcttgaccactcaagaacacacaccctcTTTGATTTTACACACACAGTTAGAACAATCCTCTGACCTTACAGTTGCACAATTTACAAGAATTCAAACTAAAGGAACAATTACAAGAGAGTATGGAACAAATTACACCTGATTACAAGAAATCACAGTTGCTCCTAATCCACTCTTAAACCAAAGCACATCTCAAGGCAATCTTGCTTTCTTGAATCCAAACtttcacaaaatattttttgaatcacTTGTTGTGTGTTTGAAATAGGAAAGGTAATCACAACTTTATAGCTCATTAAACTAGCCGTTTTAATCAGTTAAAcatgagccaaaacagtttGTAAATAActgaaaacagatttaacagTTTTATGAAAAGCTGTTaggaaattcaaaaatcaaccagttgaaatgtcgatttaaccggttgaattggttttgacagttaattcaaccaaaaccaaaacatttcaaaagaaCCTTCACAGGctaaggaaaaacaaccgattaaaacgagaaatcaacaggttgttttgcACTCAGCTTTGAaaagcatttttcctttttaaaaccAGATTGATTCAGTTGTGAATTGATTAGGAGTGTATCTAGCAAATTCTAAACCACCTAgaactaaaccctaaacataaCAACAAAGTCTTCAAGCTGAATTCATGGATTTGAAGgcatcaaagcttcattttcaACAGCCTTGATAACATGGATGTTGTTAGCCAAGGAGTTGGGAGCTCGGAGCTTGTTGGTGAAGAGTGACCCGTTGCTTGTCACTAGGCAAGTCATGGGCGAGTATCAGGCCAAGGATCCGCAACTTTCCTCATATCTCAAGTATGTAACGATCTTGAAAGCAGCCTTCTCTACGTTCGACCTAATTCACGTTCCCAGAGAGCAAAACTCTCGAGCAAACATGTTCTCTAAATTGGCTAGTTCAGGTAAGGGAGGTTGGTAGAGGTCAGTAATCCAAGAGACATTAAAGTCGCTCAGGACAGCTGAAGGAGGACCAACCGAGGTCAGTCATGTCCAGGTCTAAGAGATCAGCTCATGAAAGTGTTGAACAacatgctttgatgtctccaaatccaagaggaaagcttgaagacctttttgttgggtgtgtgtgttgtctagttgtttgaaacttgttaattcactccttaagatgatccaagttcatttgaatctttaaccttttgaaaatatgtgttttctaaaaagctgtcaaaatttcaacaggttgtttgaaacaataggttgttttaccttagtagtttttgaaaaaggttgaaagttgtttgacttggttgactttgctgtcaaaccaaatcaatcgattgtttcgacaaaacaatcgattgttttcttgaaaaccttaacaaaattctgttaagcggttttaatatgttttaaatgatcctaactaacttggctcctttattaaatgtttttgaccacttggttggtctatataaaggtggttttacgctcctaatcttggagtaagagaaagagtttatcaaaacagttttttccaagatttgaaagagctttggatcattcttaaagtgtgtggaataggattgggttgtaattctgaactttaagctttgtaatacctaggtgtattctatttccttcttccttgattactgtatttctgtagttgtgttgccaaggagtgttgtgtgttcttgaagtgttcaagatcaacattcttggtgtagtttgccaaaggtagtgtgtttcttgaggggttcaaggtcactactttggtgtgtgatgtgtgtaatatggttttgattacatagtggattacccagtggtttctggggactggatgtagttcttggtgtaagagtgaatcagtataaatttgtttgtgtgattctctctttccctgatctcacacatatttgttttaagttgtttttattaactgctgataaaaacaaccgattgtttcgacaaaacaaccgattgtttttctgatatcatcttaaaagagttttgggtatttgtttccttgattcctttctctgtaattcagcattgattttcattataccttcaaagtttgcgaaaatccctcttaaacaattcaccccccccccctctcgtttaaggccatatattctaacagaaaGGGGAGAAGGCATCAGCCGATGACTCAGGAAACCCTGAAAGTTCCAAGGATAACCACCTACGACTTATTGGGGGATGAGTTTCTTGAGGTTTTGCAAGTGGACACCACAGAGACTTGGATAACACCTTACAAGCGTTACCTAGCTAATGGGTTACTTCCTGGCGAGCCAATGGAGGCCACGATGGTTAAGAGGAATGCAGGGCAGTATACCCTGATAGATGGCAATCTTTTCCGTCATGGTTATACCCACCCAATCCTCACATGTGTAAGTGGAGATCAGTGCGTCTGCATAATGACCGAGCTCTATGAGGGCATTTGCGATAGTCATATAGCAGGACGAGCTCTCTCGTTGAAGGTCATCCGAGTTGGGTATTATTTGCCGACCATGAAAGAGTATTGCCCGAAATATGCACAACGCTGCGAGCAATGTCAGAAGCACACTGATTGGTGCCACGCGTCAGCCGAGAAATGTGTTCCATTTATAGCCCATGGccttccatacatggggaatagACATTTTAGGTCCTTTCCCTTTGGTGAGTCAAATGAAACATCTCATTGTGGcaattgaatacttcaccaagtgggttgAGGCTGAGCTAATGGCACAGATAACTACTCACAAGGTGCAACATTTtttatggaagaacattgtgtgccatTTTGGGATTTCGAGGCACCTAGTTTCCGACAATGGAAACTTGGTCAGAAGAAGTTCCCATAATCCtgtgggcatatcacaccaccccTCAGTCAACAACTAAAGAGATGCCCTTCGGTTTGGTATATGGGTCAGACGCCATCATACCAGTAAAATATAAGAGAACTCTCCTCGA comes from the Phaseolus vulgaris cultivar G19833 chromosome 8, P. vulgaris v2.0, whole genome shotgun sequence genome and includes:
- the LOC137825224 gene encoding uncharacterized protein yields the protein MTQETLKVPRITTYDLLGDEFLEVLQVDTTETWITPYKRYLANGLLPGEPMEATMVKRNAGQYTLIDGNLFRHGYTHPILTCVSGDQCVCIMTELYEGICDSHIAGRALSLKVIRVGYYLPTMKEYCPKYAQRCEQCQKHTDWCHASAEKCVPFIAHGLPYMGNRHFRSFPFGESNETSHCGN